In Chitinophaga sp. H8, the sequence AGGTTGATTTCCAGCGGAACATTTGCCCTGCAGGGACATGATCCCAAGAGTAAAGTACTCTTTAAGGATTTGAAAGTAAGGATGCTACCATAATTAAAAGCGAATACTTTTTATATAATAATTTATGAAACCGATAGTACAAATATCACTTGATTTAACAAACATTGATGAAGCCCTAGAAACAGCTGCATTGGCAGTGCGTGCAGGCGTTGATTGGTTAGAAGCTGGTACTCCTTTGATCCTGGCAGAGGGTTTACATGGAGTAAGAAAGCTGCGGGAAGCCTTTCCAAATATTCCGATTGTAGCAGATCTGAAGACAATGGATGGTGGATATCTTGAAGTGGAAATGATGGGCAAAGCCGGCGCCACGCATGTAGTGGTAATGGTGAGAGCGCATGAAGAAACAATCAAGTGTGTGGTGAATGCTGGTCGCGACTTTGGTGTAAAAGTAATGGGAGATAATCTGGGGCACCCGGACATGGTGGAAGGAGCAAAAATCCTGGAAGACCTGGGTTGCGATTACGTGATTCACCATATCGGTTATGATGAAAGACGTGGTATCGCTGCACAAGGTAAGCG encodes:
- a CDS encoding orotidine 5'-phosphate decarboxylase / HUMPS family protein translates to MKPIVQISLDLTNIDEALETAALAVRAGVDWLEAGTPLILAEGLHGVRKLREAFPNIPIVADLKTMDGGYLEVEMMGKAGATHVVVMVRAHEETIKCVVNAGRDFGVKVMGDNLGHPDMVEGAKILEDLGCDYVIHHIGYDERRGIAAQGKRMPSPLDQLREVVSAVNIPVQAVGGLSLEQAIRCPEYGAPLVVLGAPLTIDADAFKTATGDLEASLRMICEKIHAYGDVAVGKNGIKI